The following DNA comes from Glaciihabitans arcticus.
GACTCGCCCCCAAATTATTAGCCCGCTTACCCTAGTCGGCTAATAACTGGTGATGTAACTCTTACGAGAGACACCTAGCAAGATCTATAGTGCTACGTCGGAACCCCCTCCACAGTCGTCATTTAGGGGGACAGTAGGGGGACAAAAGGGGTCATCGGGGTCAAAAAACCCAGCAATTCATTGGAATCCCGCGCCACACGGCCGCTGATTCCGGGGTACAAACCGTCCAAGTCGGTGCGGATGGTCCGTCTACCCCAACGGGTCTGCACGTAAACAACAGATGTCGCTTCGGATTTCGTTGTTCAGGCCGAAAAACTGCGCCAGGCGCCCTGTCCGGGCGCGATCGTGGAACGGATCGGTCGCTGCGAGATCGCCCACGCGCTCGGCCCGGTGTGGGCGAGGCGTCCCTGCTCCGCGGAGAGCTCGTCGAGCACCCCGGTCAGAACGGCCGTCACCGCGGCAAGCTCGGCGGGAGTCGGGTTGCCCGCGACGATGCGGAACTCGGGAGCCGCGGCATCCGGAGCTGCTTCATGATCTGCAGGCCGGGTCACAGCGGAATGTTCCCGTGCTTCTTGGGCGGCAGCGTCGCGCGCTTGGTGCGCAGCGCCCGCAGCGCCTTGATGACGGCGACGCGGGTGGCCGCGGGCTCGATGACACCGTCGAGCTCTCCGCGCTCGGCAGCGAGGAACGGCGAGGCGACGTTATAGGTGTACTCGTTCGCGAGGCGGGTGCGCACCGCGGCGACGTCCTCGCCGGCGACCTCGGCCGCCTTGATCTCGTTGCGGTAGAGGATGTTGACGGCGCCCTGGCCACCCATGACCGCGATCTCCGCGGTCGGCCAGGCGTAGTTGAGGTCGGCGCCGAGCTGCTTCGACCCCATCACGATGTACGCGCCGCCGTAGGCCTTGCGGGTGATGACCGTCACGAGCGGCACGGTGGCCTCCGCGTAGGCGTAGAGCAGCTTCGCGCCGCGACGGATGACGCCGGTCCACTCCTGGTCGGTGCCGGGCAGGTAGCCGGGCACGTCGACGAGGGTGAGGATCGGGATCGAGAACGCGTCGCAGAAGCGCACGAAACGGGCGGCCTTCTCGCCGGCTTCGATGTTGAGCGTTCCGGCCATGGCGTTCGGCTGGTTCGCGACGATGCCGACCGAGCGGCCCTCGACGCGACCGAAGCCGACCACGATGTTGGGCGCGAACAGCGGCTGCGTCTCGAGGAAGTCGCCGTTGTCGACGATGTGCTCGATGATCGTCTTGACGTCGTACGGCTGGTTGGGGGAGTCGGGGATGATCGTGTTCAGCTTGCGGTCCTCATCGGTGACCTCGAGTTCGACGACGCTCTCGTAGACCGGGTGCTCGGCGAGGTTGTTGTCGGGCAGGAAGCTGATGAGGGAGCGCGCGTAGTCCAGGGCGTCATCCTCGTCGCTCGCGAGGTAGTGCGCAACGCCGGAGATCTTGTTGTGGGTGAGGGCGCCGCCGAGTTCCTCCATGCCGACGTCCTCGCCGGTGACCGTCTTGATGACGTCGGGGCCGGTCACGAACATCTGGCTCGTCTTGTCGACCATGATCACGAAGTCGGTGAGAGCGGGCGAATAGACCGCGCCACCCGCGGCCGGGCCCATGATGATCGATATCTGCGGGATGACGCCCGAGGCCTGCGTGTTGCGACGGAAGATCTCGCCGTACTTGCCGAGGGCGACCACACCCTCCTGGATGCGCGCGCCGCCCGAGTCGAGCATGCCGATGATCGGCACACCCGTCTTGATGGCGTGGTCCATGACCTTGATGATCTTCTCGCCGGCGACCTCGCCGAGCGATCCGCCGAAGATGGTGAAGTCCTGACTGTAGACAGCTACCTGGCGGCCGTGGATCGTGCCGAGACCTGTGACGACCGCGTCGCCGTAGGGCCGCTTGTTCTCCATGCCGAAGGCGTGGGTGCGGTGGCGCACGAACTCGTCGAGCTCGACGAAGGAGCCGTGGTCGAGCAACTCGTTGATGCGCTCGCGCGCCGTCTTCTTGCCCTTGGAGTGCTGCTTCTCGATCGCAGCCTCGCCGCTCGCGGTCACGGCCTCGTGGTAGCGGACCTTGAGATCGGCGAGCTTGCCGGCGGTCGTGGAGATGGGGGGAGTGTTGTCTGCGGTCACGGCTTCACTCTACTGGCCGACTCACGGGCCGGTCCGTTGGCGGATATCTACAGGAATGTGGCCCTAGCCTTGCAGGATGGAGCTTCCGCGCAGCCTCGCCTCGGCGACAGCCCTCGAGATCCTGCCCGTCGCGGGATCGACCAACGACGAGCTCGTGGGCCGTGCGGCGGACCTGCCCGAATTCTCCGTCGTCGTGACCGACAACCAGACCGCGGGGCGAGGCCGCCTCGGCCGGGAGTGGATCGCACCGCCCGGTGCAGCCCTCGCGGTCTCGGTCCTCCTGCGCCCCGTGCTTCCCCATGGCGAACCCCTCGCGCTCGAGCACTACGGCTGGCTCCCGCTGATCTCGGGGCTCGCGATGGCGCGCGCCGTTGCATCCCTTCTGCCACAGGGGGAGGAGCGGGTCGGCCTGAAGTGGCCCAACGACGTGCAGGTGAACGGCGCGAAGGTGTGCGGGATCCTCGCCGAATTACTGCCGACCGCCGACGCCGTGGTCATCGGCGCCGGGCTCAACGTGTCGATGACGCGTGAGCAGCTGCCGATCCCGACCGCGACCTCGCTCGCCCTCTCCGGTGCCACCCTCTCCGGCGATGAGCTGGTGGATGCCGCGCTCTCCCGCTACCTCGACGAACTCCGCTCGCTCTACACGGGTTTTGTGCGCCTCGGGGCGGACGCAGAGGGCAGTGGCCTGCTCGAACTGCTCACCGAGCGCTGCACCACTCTCGGGAAGGAGGTGCTTGTGCACCTCCCCGGGGGTGACGAGCTCCGCGGCACCGCGACCAGCATCGATCGCGCGGGGCGCCTCGTCGTACGCGGGTCACGGGATGGCCACTCCTCGGCTGTCGCCGCCGGTGACGTGACGCATGTGCGGTATGAATGAGGCATGTCGACTGAGGCGAGGGTTCCGGAGGTGGTCGTCGCGCGGCTGCGCCCGCACGCCCGCGCCCTGACCTGGCCGAGCCTCGCCCTGTTCGCCATCGTCGGTGCCTTCTTCTATTTCTTCGGCAGCTTCGCCGAGCTGTGGGCGAATCTCGCGGTCCTGGGTGCTGCGGTGCTCGCGCTGCTGCTGTTCTGGATGCTGCCGCTGCTCAGCTGGCTCGGCCGCCACTACACGATCACCACCCGTCGGATTGTGTTGCGCAGCGGGTTCTTCCTGCGCGTGCGGCAGGAGCTGCTGCACAGTCGCGGCTACGACGTCACGGTGCGCAAGAACGCCCTGCAGAGCATGTTCCGCAGCGGCGACGTGGAGATCAACACGGGGCTCGACCACCCGGTTGTGCTGCGCGATGTGCCCGACGCCGATCTCGTCCAGTCGGCGCTGCACGACCTGATGGAGGCGAGTATCAACCCTGTTGCTGCACGTCGGCAGCAGGAGCAGTCGATCCAGCGGGACGAGACCACCCGATGGGGCGAACGCTGACCCTCTCGCTTCCGCGAAGGGCGCTGAAGACCCACAGCCGGTAGAGCGTGAAGCGGAACGCCGTGCCGAGACCCAGGCCGATGACGTTGGTCGCGATGTTGTCGGCGAGCACCGAGGTGAAGCCGAGGGCGTAGTGCGAGACCCACAGGCAGCCGAGGCTGATGAGCATGCCGCCGACACTCACCACGGCGAACTCGATTCCCTCGCGCAGCCAGTGGCGGCGGCCGACGCTCGCGAACGTCCAGTGCCGGTTGCCCAACCAGTTGGCGACGATGGCGAGGCTCGTGGAGATGATCTTCGCGACGAGCGGTCCCTCGTGCAGGGTGTCGGCGCTCAGCACGGTCAGCACGAGCGCGTTGAACACCGAGACGTCGATGACGAGCCCCACGAGGCCGACAAGACCAAAACGGGTGAGCTGGGCCAGCAGTGCGCGCATGCATCCGTCCGGTCGATAGGCGAGAATAGGGGTTTGTAGCGGTTGGCAGTCTAATCGCCGCAACCAGACCCTTCGCTGAGTGCCGCTCGGCCCGCCCGAAAGGCAGCAGATGACCTTCACTGTCGGAGTTATCGGTGGCGGCCAGCTCGCCCGCATGATGATCCCCGCCGCCGTCAACCTCGGCATCGACATCCGTGTGCTCGCCGAAAACGAAGGAGAATCAGCCGATTTAGCCGTTTCAATGCTCGGTCGGGCCGATTCTGAGGCTGATGTCCTTCGTTTTGCGCAGGGGGTCGACGTGGTGACCTTCGACCACGAGCACGTGCCGCAGCCGATCCTCAAAGCGCTCGTGGGCGCGGGCGTGCGGGTGCATCCCGGCCCTGATGCCCTCCTCTACGCCCAGGACAAGCTGCTGATGCGCGAGAAGCTGAGCGCTCTCGGCCTTCCGGTGCCCGATTGGGCCCGCGTCGCCGATGAGTCGGAGCTCGCCGCCTTCCTCGCCGAGCATGGCGGCATGGGTGTGCTCAAGACGCCCCGCGGCGGCTACGACGGCAAGGGCGTTCGCGTTGTGCGCGCCGCGAGCGAGGCCGCCGACTGGTTCGCCGCCGGTGACCCGCTTCTTGTGGAGGAGCTCGTCGAGTTCCGTCGCGAGCTCGCGCAGCTCGTCGCCCGCCGCCCGTCGGGCGAGATCGCGCTCTGGCCGGTCGTCGAGACCGTGCAGCGCGACGGCGTGTGCGCAGAGGTCATCGCTCCGGCCCCGAACTCCGCCGGCCGTATCGCCGACGTCGCAGCCGATATCGCGACCACCGTGGCCGAGTCCCTCGGCGTGACGGGTGTGCTCGCGGTTGAACTCTTTGAGACGACGGATGACCGGCTCCTCATCAACGAACTGGCCATGCGTCCGCACAACACCGGTCACTTCTCGCTCGATGGTTCGACAACCAGCCAGTTCGAGCAGCACCTCCGGGCCGTGCTCGACCTTCCGCTTGGCGCTACCGGAAGCCGGGAGCCGTGGAGCGTAATGGTCAACATTTTGGGTGGCCCACCCGCCGAGCTCCTCGCCCAGCAGACCGCCATGGCGATGGAGTCGCAGCCGACCGTCAAGTTCCACAACTACGGCAAGGCACCCCGCCCCGGGCGCAAGGTCGGCCACGTCACGGCAGGCGGTGACGACCTCGACGAGGTGGTGTACCGCGCGCGTGCCGCGGCAGCTTTTTTCGAGGACTGAGACGTACCATGGTCACCGTGCCTAGCCCCCTCGTCGCCGTTGTAATGGGATCCGACTCCGATTGGAGCGTGATGGCGGACGCCGCCGCGGCCCTCACCGAGTTCGGTATCGGCCACGAAGTCGAGGTCGTTTCCGCCCATCGCACACCCGAGCGGATGATCGCGTTCGGACGTGAGGCTGCGGCCCGGGGCATCCGGGTCATCATCGCCGGAGCGGGCGGTGCCGCGCACCTGCCGGGCATGCTCGCGTCGGTGACCACCCTGCCCGTGATCGGCGTGCCCGTCGCCCTCGCGAGGCTGGACGGCCTCGACTCCCTGCTCTCGATCGTGCAGATGCCGGCGGGCGTTCCGGTCGCCACCGTGTCGATCAACGGTGCACGCAACGCGGGCCTGCTCGCCGCGCGCATCCTCTCCACCAGCGACAACGCGCTCGCCGACGCGCTCTCGACGTACGCGAGGAGCCTCGAGCAGATGGTTGCCGACAAGAACGCGGCGCTGCAGAAGAGCCTGTGACGACGACGAATCCGGTCCGGTTTCCGGACACGAGCTCACGCGAGGGGATGACCCGTCGCGGCTGGTGGCTTGTCGTCCTCAACTTCCTGATCCCCGGCTCTGCGCAGCTGCTCGCGGGCAACCGCCGGCTCGGACGCTTCGCGGTCGGCGCGACCTTCACCCTGTGGGCTGTGCTGCTGGTCGCGGTGATCCTCTGGTTCGCGGCTCGATTCGTTGTGCTCACGATCGCCACGAACTCGATCGCCCTCACCGTCGCGCAGGTCGTGCTCCTCTTCTACGGGGTGCTGTGGGTCGTGCTCACCCTGGATACGCTGCGCCTCGTGCGTCTGGTGCGCACCGCTCCGGTGGCTCGCGGCTTCATCGCGGGCATCGCGGCCCTTGTGCTGGTGGGCCTCGTCAGTTCCGCAGGCTATGGCGTCGTGGTGACCGGAACGGCTCGAGGCCTTTTAGGCGACGTGTTTTCGGGGACCACCATCGCACCACCGGTAGAGGGGCGCTACAACATTCTCGTGCTCGGTGGCGATGCAGGCGAGGACCGCATGGGCCTGCGCCCCGACAGCATCTCCATCATGAGCATCGACGCGGCCTCGGGTGCGGCGACCATGATCGGCATCCCACGCAACCTCCAGCGCGTGACCTTCGCCGAGGATTCGCCGATGCACGAGGTCTTTCCAACCGGCTATGACTGCGGCCCCGAATGCCTCGTGAGCTACCTGTACACCTACGGCGAGGAGCACGCCGACCTCTACCCGGACGCGCTCGACAACAGCAGTCACGCGGGCATCGAGGCGATGCGGGATGCAGCGGAATCGGTGACCGGGCTGGAATTGCAGTACTACGTGCTCATCGACATGGCCGGCTTCAAGAACCTGATCGATGCTCTGGGTGGCATCGACGTCGTCTCGCCCAACCGCTACCCGATCGGCGGCAGCGACGGTTCGGATGAACCTGAGGCACCGCCCGTCGACTGGATTCCCAAGGGCGAGGTGCACCTGAGCGGCTACTCGGCGCTCTGGTACGCGCGAGCCCGCCACGGGTTCACCGACTACGACCGCATGCAGCGCCAGCGCCAGGTGCAGGAGGCGATCCTCGCGCAGGCGGAGCCCGCGACGATCCTCGCCAAGTTCCAGGCGGTGGCGCAGGCGTCATCCGAGGCCGCGTCCACCGACATCCCGCAGGGAATGCTGCCCTATTTCGTCGAGCTCGCGGGCAAGGCCAAGTCGCAGCCGATCACGTCACTCAACCTGGTTCCGGAGGCGGGGGTGAACGTCATCCACCCCGATTTCGTGTCGATCCACCAGATGGTGCAGGATGCGCTCAGCAGCTCGACGCCAACGCCCGACCCCCAGTAACTACAGGTCGGCGTGCAGCTGCCAGACCTTCTCGGCGGCGGCCTGCCAGGTGAAGAGACCGGCGCGATCACGACCGTAGGTGCCGAGGCGCTGCTGCAGGTCGTGGTCGTGCGCGACGTGGTTGATCGCGTCGAGCAGGCGCTGCGGGTAGCCGTCGCCCTCGAGCTCGACTCCGTAGCCTGCTTCGCCCGCGACCTCGACGAGCGCGGGTGCGTCCGAGTGCACAACGGGAGTGCCGAAGTGGAACGCCTCGAGCATCGGCAGGCCGAAGCCCTCAGCGAGCGTCGGGAAGACGAGCATCACCGCGCGGTCGAGGACCACGGAGAGGTCCTCGTCGCTCAGGGCGCCGAGAGCGCGCACGCGTCCCTCGGGCAGACCGGCCTCGGCGGCGGCCGCGGAGACGGAGCCATCGCCCTCTTCCGCCTCGGAGTCGGGTCCGACCACGAGCAGCGGAAGGTCAGTGGCTCCGGGCAGCGCGAGGGCCGCGAGCAGCTGGTCGATTCCGCGGCGTGACTCGAGCCCGCCGATGGTGAGCAGGTAGCGGTCGGGGAGGCCCAGGCGGGCGGCACGGGCATCCGCATCGGGCTGCACGGTGAGGCGGGAACCGACGGCCCCGCCGACAACGCGGAGGCGATCGCCGAAGTCGTGGATCTCGCTCAGCTGCACGGCGACGGCGTGGGTCGGAACCACAACGGCGTCGGCGTACTTGAAGGCACGTTGTGCCATGGCCTTGTGCCAGGCGACGCGGCGGGCGGGCAGCGAGTCGGGGTGCGTCCAGGCCACGACGTCGTGGATGGTGACCGCGATCTGGTGGCCGTCGTGCAGGCGGTCGTGACGGGAGAGTGGGGCGAGCAGGCTCGGAGCGTGGATCATTCCGCCGCCGGGAACCCGTGTGAAGCCGTGCTGCCAGGCCGTCACGAGCTCGCGACGGGCGAGGCTCGACTTGTACAGACCCTTGAGCCCCGGGAGCCGGTCGCCGATGACGTTGTACTCGGGCTCGGTCGACGCTGCGACGATGCCCTCGACCGTGCAGTTCAGGGGAGCGTGCACGATGAGGGCGCGGGCGAGTTCCTCGGTGTAGCGCGAGATGCCGTTCGGCACCGGCGCGAGCATGTCGTCGAGAATGATGCGCAGGGTTGTCATGGTGCTCCCAAAGCTCCTGAGGCGAAGGCGGCGTCCAGGGCGGAACGCCAGTCGCGCATGGGGGTAAGTCCGGCGGCCGTCCAGGCGTTGTGCCCGAGCACAGAGTACGCGGGTCTCGGGGCCGGGCGCGTGAACTGCGAGCTGTCTGTGGGTGTGACGCGCTCGGGATCGAGCCCGGCGCGCTCGAAGATGGCGCGCGCGAAGTCGAACCAGCTCGCCTGTCCGGCGTTGGTGCCGTGCCAGGTTCCGTTCGGCACGCCCGAGTCGAGCAGGCGCACGGTCTGCTCGGCGAGGTCGCGGGTGAAGGTCGGCTGCCCGACCTGGTCGGCCACGACCGACAGTGTTTCGCGCTCGGTGGCGAGGCGCAGGATGGTCTTCGCGAAGTTGCCGCCCCCTGCTCCATAGAGCCAGGCGGTGCGGATGACGTGACTGCGCGCACCGTTCGCCTCGCGCACGAGTCGCTCGCCTTCGGCCTTGCCGCGCCCGTACGCGGAGACGGGGGCCAGCGGGTGATCCTCGGCGTAGGGCTCCGAGGCCGTGCCGTCGAAGACGTAGTCGGTCGAGTACTGCACGAGCGTCGCGCCGATGGCCGCGGCTGCCGTCGCGAGCACGCCGGCACCCGTCGCGTTCACGAGGGTTGCGGCGGGTTCATCCGTCTCGGCATCATCGACGCGCGTGTAGGCGGAAGCGTTGAGGATCACGTCGTGACCCGCGACGGCAACGGCGACAGCGGCGGAGTCGGTCACGTCGAGGTCGGCGCGGGTGAGCGCGGTGACCTCACGACCATCAAGGGCCGCGACCAGGTCGGTGCCCAGCATTCCGGCTGCGCCGGTGATCAGGTAGCGGGTCACAGCGCGGCGCGGTCCTTCAGCGGTTCCCACCACTCGCGGTTGTCGCGATACCACTGCACCACGTCGGCGAGGCCCTGGGCGAAGGGCACCTGCGGCTCGTAGCCCAGCTCGGCCCGGATCTTGGAGATGTCGACGCTGTAGCGCAGGTCGTGGCCGAGGCGGTCGGCGACGCGGTCGACGTACGACCAGTCCTTGCCGGTCGCCTCGAGCAGCATCTCGGTGAGCTCCTTGTTGGTGAGCTCGGTTCCGCCGCCGATGTTGTAGATCTCCCCGGCCCGACCGCCGACCAGTACCATCGCGATGCCACGGGTGTGGTCGTCGACGTGCAACCAGTCGCGGATGTTGTTTCCCTCGCCGTAGAGGGGAACGTGCTTGTCGTCGATCAGGTTCGTGACGAACAGCGGGATGACCTTCTCGGGGAAGTGGAAGGGGCCGTAGTTGTTCGAGCAGCGGGTGATCGACACGTTGAGGCCGTGGGTGCGGAAGTAGCTGCGCGCGAGCAGGTCGCTGCCGGCCTTCGACGCGGAGTACGGCGAGTTCGGCTCGAGCGGACGCTGTTCATCCCAGCTGCCCTCGGCGATCGAGCCGTATACCTCGTCGGTGGAGACGTGCACAAAACGCTTGAGGTTGCTGCGGAGGGCGGCATCCAGCAGCTTCTGCGTGCCGAGCACATTGGTCTCGACGAAGATGCTCGCGTCGCGCACGGAACGGTCGACGTGCGACTCCGCGGCGAAGTGAACGACCGCGTCAACGGTGGGCAGCAACGCGTCGAGCATGACCTCGTCGCGGATGTCGCCCTGCACGAACCGGTAGCGGGGGGAGTCGGCAACCGAGGCGAGATTCTCGAGGTTTCCGGAGTAGGTGAGTGCGTCGAGCACCACCACCTCGGCGCCCTCGAGGCCCGGATACGCGTCTTCGAGCGTGCGTCGCACGAAGTTGGACCCGATGAATCCGGCGCCGCCGGTGACCAATATCTTCACCGCACGAGTCTATCGGGGCCGTTCGGGGGACTGGCGCGTGCGGCCGGGCACACGCATAATGATCAGAACGGGCGCGTGGGGTGCCCGAAACGACAGCGCCGGGGGGCACCGTGTCGGTTTTCAGGGGGCTCGTCGGCACCTTCGCCGTGGGCGCGCTCGCGCTCGGCTCGCTCTGCCTGCCCGCCGTGGCGATGGCGGATGACGCGGCGCCCGTCATGGCGGACTACCCTGCCTCCGAGTTCCGCGCCGAGGCCGCAGCACTCCCCGACGAGCTCGTCGAGGCGCTCGCCGACAACCCCGGAATCTCCGGTGCCGAGTACCTCGCCCAGGCCCAGGCCGGCATCGACGCGGCGGCCGTTCTCGAGTCGCTGGAGTCCGACGGCGTCACTGTTCTCGGTTCGAGACTGGATGACGCGACCCTCGTGGTCAACGTCGCGACGGCGGCAGACGCCTCAGCCGTGGCCGCGACCGGCGCGACAGCGGATCTCGGCGCCCCGTCGACGCTCGACTTCGATGTGCCGGACATCGAGCTCAAGGCTGGGCCGGAGCTGCGCGGCGGACAGGCTTTCTACTACCAGTCGGGCGCGGGCATGTACCGCTGCTCGATCGGCTTCACCGGCTATGCGGTCGCGACGGGGGCGCGCCAGCTCTCGACCGCCGGACACTGCCAGAACGACGGCAGTCACCGCAGCGGCTACTACACCTTCCTCGACCAGTCCGCGCCCGGCTCGGGCTTCAGCTTCACGACGAAGAACATCGGCAAGACCGTGGCCGGGACCTTCCGCCTCGGCAACGGCTACGACGCCGGCGTGATGACCGTCTCGAGTGCGTTCACGCCGCTGCCCGAGTTCGAGACCTGGGGTGAGAGCAGCGGGTCGGCCGCGATCCTCGACCGGGTTCCCGCCATCAAGGGCGCGACGGTCTGCAAGTCGGGGGCGACCACCGGCTGGACCTGTGGCGAGATCCTCGAGGTCGACTACGCGCAGTCCGTCGGCGGCGTGACCGGCAAGATCAACAGCATCGTCACCAACGCCTGCATGCTGGGCGGCGACAGCGGCGGACCGGCGCTGATGGGCAACGCAGCTATCGGCATCAATTCGTGGGGGTCCGCGGTGCACTGCGGCGACCCGTGGACGCCGCAGAACACCGACGGCGACATCGCCGGCTTCTTCCCGCTCGACTCGGTCAAGGCCGGCGCGGCGTCCGCGCAGCGCCAGTTCGGGTCGAAGTTCGAGATCGGCGTCGCCGTCGGCAGCGCGCAGGTCACTCCCGCCACGAGCGTCGAATACGACGGCGTGATCAGCGGCACCCTGGCGAACGGCAACATCCGCCACAACGTCGCCCTGTTCGTCGACGGCGGAACCACCGCCTACACCGGCGCGGTCGGCCCCGACGGATCCTGGAGCGTGCGCATCCGCGGCATCAGCCCGGGCGACCACACGGTTCGGGCACGCGGCGGCTTCGGATCGTGGTCGAAGGGCGCGCTGAGCGCTCCAGTAGCGGTCACCGTCGAGGCGCCTCCGCTGTACGCGGTGCTCGAGAGTGATTCGCCGATTCCGGGCGCCGTCGCCCTGTCGCAGTCCGATTTCGGCACCGCGCCCGTCGTCTACCTGACCACTAACGCATCGACGGCTGACACTCTCGCCGCGATCTCCGCCGCGTCCCGCTCGGGCGGACCCGTGCTGCTGACACCCGCCGACGCGCTGCCGGGAGTCGTGGCATCCGAGATCCTGCGGCTCGCCCCGGAGCGCATCGTCATCGCGGGCGACGCGACAGCCGTCACCGACGCTCTCGTCAAGCGGCTCTACTCCCTTGCCCCGACAGTGGTGAGGATGGCGCGGCCGCAACTCGACGCCGTGACGCTGTCCGCCGCCCTGGGCGCGCCGTTCAGCCTCGCGAGTGCTACGCAGGTCTACGCGGCCAACGGGGTCGTCACGCCGGAGCCCGACACCGCCGCACCGGTCGCCCCCGCCGTGAAGGCACCCCAGGCGCCGAGCGCGCCGGCCGTCGTTACCCCGACCGCGGTCGTCGGAACCGCTGCGACGCCGGTCGTCATCCGGAGCTTTGTGTTCATGCTCGGAATCGAACGCGACCCGAGGATCGAGCCGCTGCGCCGCTAGCTATCAGTTCTTGTCGTGCGCGAGCGGGTGCGTCACTGCTTGTCGTGCGCGAGCGGGTGCGTCGACGAGGCGAGCTGCGGGAACTCCGCGGCCAGGGTGCGCACGAGAGACTCCTTGAGGGAGTAGCGCGGGGTGAAGCCGGTTGCCGCGAGGCGCTCGGTGCTGACCGTCGTCTCCGCCGCGAACTTGCGCATGCGGATCGCGCTGATCGGGAAGGTGCGGCGGGTGACCTTGCCGGCAAGGTCGAAGACGTGCCCGGCGAAGACACCGACCGGAAGCGGCAGCACGATGCGCGAACCCTGGGTACGTCCGAGGGTCTCGCGCAATAGGGCGACGAGCTCCTTGGTGCTGAGGTCCGGCTTGTCGGCGAAGTTGGTGAGGTGCACACCCGCGGGAGCGTTCAGGCGGTCGGCGAGGAACTCGACGATGTTGCCGACGTAGGACATCGACTTGCGGTTGTCGCCCTTGCCGACCTGCAGGAACCGCCCGGAGGCGACCTGCGCGGCGAGGGTGTGCACGTTGCCGCGATTGCCCTCACCGAATACGACGGACGGGCGGATGATCGCGAGCGAGCGCTCGGGATCCTCCGCGGCCCAGGCGCCGAAGATCTGCTCGGCGGCGAGCTTGGTGCGGCCGTACTCGTTGAACGGCTCCGGCTCCCAGGTCTCGTCGGGGTTCACCTTGTCGAGACCGTAGACGGCCACCGAGCTCGTGAACACGATCCGGGTGATGCCGTTGGCGACCGCTGCTGCGACCACGGCTGACGCACCGTCGACGTTGACCTCGGTGTAGCGGGAAAGCGGCTGCACGTCATCCCGGTGTTCGGCGGCGAGGTTGACGATTGCGTCATGGTCGGCGCTCGCGGCGATGAGCTCGTCGACGGAGCGCACATCACCCTCG
Coding sequences within:
- a CDS encoding glycosyltransferase family 4 protein yields the protein MTTLRIILDDMLAPVPNGISRYTEELARALIVHAPLNCTVEGIVAASTEPEYNVIGDRLPGLKGLYKSSLARRELVTAWQHGFTRVPGGGMIHAPSLLAPLSRHDRLHDGHQIAVTIHDVVAWTHPDSLPARRVAWHKAMAQRAFKYADAVVVPTHAVAVQLSEIHDFGDRLRVVGGAVGSRLTVQPDADARAARLGLPDRYLLTIGGLESRRGIDQLLAALALPGATDLPLLVVGPDSEAEEGDGSVSAAAAEAGLPEGRVRALGALSDEDLSVVLDRAVMLVFPTLAEGFGLPMLEAFHFGTPVVHSDAPALVEVAGEAGYGVELEGDGYPQRLLDAINHVAHDHDLQQRLGTYGRDRAGLFTWQAAAEKVWQLHADL
- the rfbD gene encoding dTDP-4-dehydrorhamnose reductase; the protein is MTRYLITGAAGMLGTDLVAALDGREVTALTRADLDVTDSAAVAVAVAGHDVILNASAYTRVDDAETDEPAATLVNATGAGVLATAAAAIGATLVQYSTDYVFDGTASEPYAEDHPLAPVSAYGRGKAEGERLVREANGARSHVIRTAWLYGAGGGNFAKTILRLATERETLSVVADQVGQPTFTRDLAEQTVRLLDSGVPNGTWHGTNAGQASWFDFARAIFERAGLDPERVTPTDSSQFTRPAPRPAYSVLGHNAWTAAGLTPMRDWRSALDAAFASGALGAP
- the rfbB gene encoding dTDP-glucose 4,6-dehydratase → MKILVTGGAGFIGSNFVRRTLEDAYPGLEGAEVVVLDALTYSGNLENLASVADSPRYRFVQGDIRDEVMLDALLPTVDAVVHFAAESHVDRSVRDASIFVETNVLGTQKLLDAALRSNLKRFVHVSTDEVYGSIAEGSWDEQRPLEPNSPYSASKAGSDLLARSYFRTHGLNVSITRCSNNYGPFHFPEKVIPLFVTNLIDDKHVPLYGEGNNIRDWLHVDDHTRGIAMVLVGGRAGEIYNIGGGTELTNKELTEMLLEATGKDWSYVDRVADRLGHDLRYSVDISKIRAELGYEPQVPFAQGLADVVQWYRDNREWWEPLKDRAAL
- a CDS encoding trypsin-like serine protease encodes the protein MSVFRGLVGTFAVGALALGSLCLPAVAMADDAAPVMADYPASEFRAEAAALPDELVEALADNPGISGAEYLAQAQAGIDAAAVLESLESDGVTVLGSRLDDATLVVNVATAADASAVAATGATADLGAPSTLDFDVPDIELKAGPELRGGQAFYYQSGAGMYRCSIGFTGYAVATGARQLSTAGHCQNDGSHRSGYYTFLDQSAPGSGFSFTTKNIGKTVAGTFRLGNGYDAGVMTVSSAFTPLPEFETWGESSGSAAILDRVPAIKGATVCKSGATTGWTCGEILEVDYAQSVGGVTGKINSIVTNACMLGGDSGGPALMGNAAIGINSWGSAVHCGDPWTPQNTDGDIAGFFPLDSVKAGAASAQRQFGSKFEIGVAVGSAQVTPATSVEYDGVISGTLANGNIRHNVALFVDGGTTAYTGAVGPDGSWSVRIRGISPGDHTVRARGGFGSWSKGALSAPVAVTVEAPPLYAVLESDSPIPGAVALSQSDFGTAPVVYLTTNASTADTLAAISAASRSGGPVLLTPADALPGVVASEILRLAPERIVIAGDATAVTDALVKRLYSLAPTVVRMARPQLDAVTLSAALGAPFSLASATQVYAANGVVTPEPDTAAPVAPAVKAPQAPSAPAVVTPTAVVGTAATPVVIRSFVFMLGIERDPRIEPLRR
- a CDS encoding NAD-dependent epimerase/dehydratase family protein, which gives rise to MRVLVIGGSGFIGSRLIEALLERGNEVTNFDRAVSEKPRVTCIEGDVRSVDELIAASADHDAIVNLAAEHRDDVQPLSRYTEVNVDGASAVVAAAVANGITRIVFTSSVAVYGLDKVNPDETWEPEPFNEYGRTKLAAEQIFGAWAAEDPERSLAIIRPSVVFGEGNRGNVHTLAAQVASGRFLQVGKGDNRKSMSYVGNIVEFLADRLNAPAGVHLTNFADKPDLSTKELVALLRETLGRTQGSRIVLPLPVGVFAGHVFDLAGKVTRRTFPISAIRMRKFAAETTVSTERLAATGFTPRYSLKESLVRTLAAEFPQLASSTHPLAHDKQ